From a region of the Cognatiyoonia koreensis genome:
- a CDS encoding XdhC family protein, which yields MTPDHLLPLTALDWHRAGRKVAVAIVVETWGSAPRAVGSWLVIDEDGTMAGSVSGGCVEGAVITEALEAMADGRSRLLDYGVSDDEAFAVGLACGGRIRVLVDPVGSVMPVDLLEALATRQPIAYVAAIGGTDRETAQPADYPDRFRFDRSGLSEDEKTYVGVHNPPLRMIVVGAVHIAQTLVQCARSCGFAPILIDPRGAFGSAARFPDETILDGWPDEEMAALKPDARTAVVTLTHDPKLDDPAIMAALKSDVFYLGCLGSTRTHAKRVARLKEAGFTEAQIARIHAPVGLDIGGRAPAEIAISIMAEVIESLRKAA from the coding sequence ATGACACCGGACCACCTTTTGCCGCTGACAGCGTTGGATTGGCATCGTGCCGGTCGCAAGGTCGCTGTTGCGATTGTTGTTGAAACCTGGGGGTCGGCTCCGCGAGCTGTGGGGAGCTGGCTGGTTATTGACGAAGACGGGACGATGGCGGGCTCTGTTTCGGGGGGGTGTGTCGAGGGTGCGGTGATTACAGAAGCACTCGAGGCTATGGCGGACGGGCGCTCGCGTTTGCTGGACTATGGCGTCAGTGATGATGAAGCCTTTGCCGTCGGTTTGGCATGTGGGGGTCGCATCCGCGTTCTGGTCGATCCCGTTGGTTCTGTGATGCCGGTCGATCTGCTGGAGGCGTTGGCGACGCGTCAACCGATTGCCTATGTTGCCGCGATTGGCGGGACGGACCGTGAAACGGCGCAGCCAGCGGACTATCCAGACCGGTTTCGCTTTGATCGGTCTGGCCTCTCAGAAGATGAGAAGACATATGTCGGCGTTCACAATCCGCCTTTGCGCATGATTGTCGTGGGCGCCGTGCACATCGCCCAAACGCTGGTTCAATGTGCGCGGTCCTGCGGTTTTGCCCCGATCCTGATCGATCCGCGTGGCGCATTCGGGTCGGCTGCGCGGTTTCCGGACGAGACGATCCTTGATGGCTGGCCGGATGAGGAGATGGCGGCCTTGAAACCGGATGCACGTACTGCGGTGGTGACGCTGACCCATGATCCCAAGCTGGATGATCCGGCGATCATGGCGGCCTTGAAATCAGATGTATTCTACCTCGGGTGCCTTGGATCGACCCGCACCCATGCAAAGCGGGTCGCACGGCTGAAAGAAGCAGGATTCACGGAGGCCCAAATCGCCCGCATCCACGCGCCTGTCGGCCTTGATATTGGCGGGCGTGCACCGGCGGAAATTGCGATCAGTATCATGGCGGAGGTAATCGAGAGCCTGCGCAAAGCCGCATGA
- a CDS encoding vWA domain-containing protein encodes MQFPALALPDDPKLANNIAHFARALRRAGLPIGPGRLKHAIRAVAAAGFTRKEDFYWTLHSSFVSRPEHRLIFAQVFRLYWRDPQYLEHMMSFLTPAVRGVQEERLAQPAERRAAQALLDGQVPDLPEQREEPETEIDIDASQTATAIERLKTLDFEQMSVSEMAAAKRILSTLRLPIPPLMSRRTQVRKGNLPDWRQTMRQAMRKGGEVQAFATRRRRTRYPNLVVLCDISGSMSQYSRAVLHFVHAVSQAHGQGWAEVHAFTFGTRLTNITRHLKARDVDDALKAAGGEAQDWEGGTRIAACLHRFNKDWSRRVMGQGAVVLLITDGLDRDLTYDLGQEMQRLSLTARQVIWLNPLLRWDGFAPKASGIAKMLPHVSHFRAGHNIASLSGLADALTRPEDAGEKHRLMRLL; translated from the coding sequence ATGCAGTTTCCCGCATTAGCTCTGCCGGATGACCCGAAACTTGCAAATAACATTGCGCACTTTGCGCGCGCGTTGCGGCGTGCCGGTTTGCCCATTGGGCCGGGTCGCCTGAAACACGCCATTCGCGCTGTTGCTGCTGCGGGGTTCACCCGCAAAGAGGATTTCTATTGGACTTTGCACAGCAGTTTCGTTTCCCGACCCGAACACCGGTTGATCTTTGCGCAGGTGTTCCGGCTCTACTGGCGCGATCCGCAATACCTTGAGCACATGATGTCTTTTTTGACACCGGCGGTGCGCGGCGTACAGGAAGAGCGCTTGGCCCAGCCTGCTGAAAGGCGCGCAGCGCAAGCCCTGCTGGACGGGCAAGTCCCTGATCTGCCCGAGCAGCGCGAAGAGCCCGAGACTGAGATCGACATTGATGCAAGTCAGACGGCTACGGCAATAGAGCGGCTGAAGACGCTTGATTTCGAACAAATGAGTGTGTCGGAGATGGCTGCAGCCAAGCGCATTCTTTCAACCCTTCGATTGCCGATCCCGCCTTTGATGTCCCGTCGCACCCAAGTGCGCAAAGGTAATTTGCCGGATTGGCGACAAACCATGCGGCAGGCTATGCGCAAAGGCGGTGAGGTGCAGGCCTTTGCCACGCGACGCCGCCGCACGCGCTATCCCAACCTTGTCGTTCTTTGCGACATTTCTGGGTCCATGTCGCAGTATTCCCGCGCGGTACTGCATTTTGTTCACGCTGTCAGTCAGGCCCATGGGCAGGGCTGGGCAGAGGTCCATGCCTTTACCTTCGGAACCCGTCTGACGAATATCACCCGCCATCTGAAAGCCCGCGACGTCGATGATGCCCTGAAGGCCGCAGGCGGCGAAGCACAGGACTGGGAAGGCGGCACACGCATCGCTGCCTGCTTACACAGGTTCAATAAGGACTGGTCGCGAAGGGTTATGGGGCAGGGTGCCGTAGTCCTGCTGATCACAGATGGGCTGGATCGCGATCTGACTTATGATCTTGGACAGGAAATGCAGCGTCTGTCTCTGACCGCTCGCCAGGTTATCTGGCTGAACCCATTGCTGCGCTGGGACGGGTTCGCACCAAAGGCCAGCGGCATCGCAAAGATGTTGCCGCATGTTTCCCATTTTCGCGCAGGTCACAACATCGCGTCCCTTTCCGGGCTGGCAGATGCATTGACACGGCCCGAAGATGCTGGCGAAAAACACAGGCTCATGCGATTGTTATGA
- a CDS encoding AAA family ATPase, whose translation MPFDSIDDVQNALAKENYICDRALATVVFLGLKLGRPIFLEGEAGTGKTEIAKALSSALGRRLIRLQCYEGLDAASAVYEWNFAAQMIAIRAAEGGADKDDLFSDDYLIARPLLQAMQPQPGGAPVLLIDELDRTDAPFEAFLLEALSDFQVTIPERGTIKAPTPPIVILTSNRTREVHDALKRRCLYHWVDYPSFAREMEILHARAPEASAALSREIVAFVQQLRKEDLFKNPGVAETIDWAKCLLALDVIDLSPEVISDTLGAILKYQDDIKKLQGSEAKRILDEARDALPA comes from the coding sequence ATGCCATTTGACAGTATCGACGATGTTCAGAATGCGCTGGCGAAAGAGAACTATATCTGTGATCGCGCCCTTGCCACTGTCGTATTTCTTGGGCTGAAACTGGGCCGTCCGATCTTTTTGGAAGGAGAGGCGGGCACAGGAAAGACAGAGATCGCCAAGGCTCTGTCATCGGCGTTGGGCCGTCGCCTCATCCGGCTGCAATGCTATGAAGGTCTTGATGCCGCGTCAGCTGTCTACGAATGGAACTTTGCCGCGCAGATGATCGCCATCCGTGCTGCGGAGGGTGGTGCGGATAAGGACGATTTGTTTTCGGATGACTATCTGATCGCACGTCCCTTGTTGCAGGCGATGCAACCCCAGCCCGGCGGCGCACCTGTCCTGCTGATCGACGAGCTTGATCGCACGGACGCCCCGTTCGAAGCATTTCTGCTGGAAGCCCTTTCGGACTTTCAGGTCACAATCCCCGAGCGTGGAACGATCAAGGCCCCCACGCCGCCCATTGTCATTCTGACATCCAACCGCACCCGCGAAGTGCACGATGCATTGAAACGGCGTTGTCTTTACCATTGGGTGGATTATCCGTCGTTTGCCCGAGAAATGGAAATCTTGCATGCCCGCGCCCCGGAAGCCAGCGCAGCGTTGAGCCGCGAGATCGTGGCTTTCGTTCAGCAGTTGCGTAAAGAGGATTTGTTCAAAAATCCGGGTGTCGCGGAAACGATCGACTGGGCCAAATGCCTGCTTGCCCTCGATGTGATCGACCTTTCGCCAGAGGTGATATCTGACACGCTTGGGGCCATCCTGAAGTATCAGGATGATATCAAGAAGCTCCAAGGGTCCGAAGCCAAACGCATTCTTGACGAAGCGCGTGACGCATTGCCGGCCTGA